Proteins encoded in a region of the Candidatus Hydrogenedentota bacterium genome:
- a CDS encoding killer suppression protein translates to MDIVFRTRKLQRMCSEEREMARELGPKMTAKLRRRLMEMRGADTLADLSHLPPMRCHEESHNRAGQFSVDLEHPMRLIFVPANDPVPRRPDGGIDREKVTAVEIIEITDPHPKR, encoded by the coding sequence GTGGACATTGTCTTCCGGACGCGGAAGCTTCAGCGGATGTGCTCCGAGGAGAGGGAAATGGCGCGGGAATTGGGCCCCAAAATGACGGCCAAACTACGGCGGCGGCTCATGGAAATGCGCGGCGCCGACACGCTGGCCGACCTTTCGCATCTGCCCCCGATGCGGTGCCATGAGGAAAGCCACAACCGGGCGGGGCAGTTTTCCGTGGACCTGGAGCACCCCATGCGGCTTATTTTTGTCCCGGCAAACGATCCTGTGCCAAGAAGACCCGACGGTGGAATTGACCGCGAAAAAGTCACCGCCGTTGAAATCATCGAGATAACCGACCCCCATCCCAAGAGGTGA
- a CDS encoding helix-turn-helix domain-containing protein, giving the protein MKAQRTYSFEPDYAVPPGETLREVMESLGMNQTELAVRTGLTVQTLIRVFNGDQPITYETANRLELVTGVPARMWNNLEALYREQLTRLAEREHLKADLEWLKTIPTRELIERGLVQAETDKIALLRGVLAFYGVSSVAAWRGIWENPAVAARRSPCFETRPGPASAWIRQGELQAQAITCAPYDRELFQQAMPRIRSLTKETPEVFAPELRRLCAEAGVAVALVREMKKVPWNGATKWLSPHKAMILLSLRGKGEDRFWFSFFHEAGHVLNDNKRLLLVNDGDDSDGREAKANRFAADTLIPPQFNDRVRACKTASDIVRLAGVLGVAPGIVAGRYQYLTEKWGVFKESIRPLQWVRG; this is encoded by the coding sequence ATGAAAGCGCAAAGGACCTATTCTTTTGAACCGGACTACGCGGTCCCCCCGGGCGAGACCCTGCGCGAGGTCATGGAGTCGCTGGGCATGAACCAGACGGAACTGGCCGTCCGCACGGGTCTCACCGTGCAGACGCTGATCCGTGTCTTCAACGGCGACCAGCCAATCACCTATGAGACCGCAAACAGGCTTGAACTGGTGACGGGTGTGCCCGCCCGGATGTGGAACAACCTGGAGGCCCTCTACCGCGAACAATTGACGCGGCTCGCGGAGCGCGAACACCTGAAGGCGGACCTGGAATGGCTCAAGACCATCCCCACCCGGGAACTCATCGAGCGCGGCCTGGTCCAGGCGGAAACGGACAAGATTGCCCTGCTGCGGGGTGTGCTGGCCTTCTACGGGGTCAGCAGTGTGGCCGCCTGGCGCGGGATATGGGAAAACCCGGCCGTGGCCGCACGGCGCTCCCCGTGCTTCGAGACGCGCCCCGGCCCGGCCTCGGCCTGGATTCGGCAGGGCGAGCTCCAGGCGCAGGCCATAACCTGCGCGCCGTATGACAGGGAGCTTTTCCAGCAGGCCATGCCCAGGATACGGTCCCTGACCAAAGAGACTCCGGAAGTGTTCGCGCCGGAGCTGCGGCGCCTTTGCGCCGAAGCGGGTGTCGCCGTGGCATTGGTCCGTGAAATGAAAAAAGTCCCCTGGAACGGCGCCACAAAATGGCTGAGCCCGCACAAGGCCATGATCCTGCTGAGTCTGCGCGGGAAGGGCGAGGACCGGTTCTGGTTCTCCTTTTTCCACGAGGCGGGCCATGTCCTGAACGACAACAAACGGCTCCTGCTGGTGAACGACGGTGACGACTCGGACGGGCGCGAGGCGAAGGCCAACCGTTTCGCCGCGGACACACTGATTCCGCCACAGTTCAATGACCGGGTCCGCGCCTGCAAAACAGCGTCGGATATTGTCAGGCTGGCCGGGGTGCTTGGCGTGGCGCCGGGCATTGTCGCCGGGAGATACCAGTATTTAACGGAGAAGTGGGGTGTCTTCAAGGAGAGCATTCGGCCATTGCAGTGGGTGAGGGGGTAA
- a CDS encoding acyl-CoA dehydrogenase family protein: MDFSITSEMQAVLDRVRAFVEGELFPLEPRFLQEGFGALLPELDALRGRVREAGLSIPQIEKEHGGMGLSVLEHGLVSAELGRSPMGHYVFNCQAPDAGNMEILIKYGTEEQRARYLKPLLAGEIRSCYGMTEPDHPGSNPVWMGTTAVKDGDDFVINGKKWWATGADGATFAIVMAVTNPDAPLHLRASQIIVPMDAPGFSVSAITPFMGHKGEGWASHGELLLENVRVPQSSLLGPEGAGFLIAQERLGPGRIHHCMRWIGVCERCFELMCRYAVRREVAPGHPLATRQFVQGWVAESRAEIDAARLMVLHAAWMIDKVGPKEARDNVSLIKFTVANTMMRVIDRALQVYGGLGVSDYTPLALFYRTERAGRIYDGADEVHKISVAKRILRGYAEAPNG, translated from the coding sequence ATGGACTTCTCGATTACCAGTGAGATGCAGGCGGTATTGGACAGGGTGCGGGCGTTTGTGGAGGGGGAACTGTTTCCCCTGGAGCCGCGCTTTTTGCAGGAGGGCTTCGGGGCGCTGCTCCCCGAGCTGGACGCGCTGCGGGGCCGGGTGCGGGAGGCGGGCCTCTCGATCCCGCAGATTGAAAAAGAGCACGGGGGCATGGGCCTGAGCGTGCTGGAGCACGGACTGGTGAGCGCGGAGCTTGGCCGCAGTCCCATGGGGCATTACGTGTTCAACTGCCAGGCGCCGGACGCGGGGAACATGGAAATCCTGATCAAATACGGCACGGAGGAGCAGCGGGCGCGGTATCTGAAGCCGCTGCTGGCGGGCGAAATCCGGAGCTGCTACGGGATGACCGAGCCGGACCATCCGGGATCGAACCCGGTGTGGATGGGGACCACGGCGGTGAAGGACGGGGACGACTTCGTCATCAACGGGAAGAAGTGGTGGGCGACGGGCGCCGACGGCGCCACTTTCGCCATCGTCATGGCCGTGACCAACCCGGACGCGCCGCTCCACCTGCGGGCGAGCCAGATCATCGTGCCCATGGACGCGCCCGGCTTCAGCGTGTCGGCGATCACGCCGTTCATGGGCCACAAGGGCGAGGGCTGGGCGAGCCACGGCGAGCTGCTGCTGGAGAATGTGCGCGTGCCGCAAAGCAGCCTGCTGGGCCCGGAGGGCGCGGGCTTCCTCATCGCCCAGGAGCGGCTGGGGCCGGGCCGCATCCACCACTGCATGCGCTGGATTGGCGTGTGCGAGCGCTGCTTCGAGCTGATGTGCCGGTACGCGGTGCGGCGCGAGGTCGCGCCGGGGCACCCGCTGGCCACGCGCCAGTTCGTCCAGGGCTGGGTGGCGGAGAGCCGCGCGGAGATAGACGCGGCGCGGCTGATGGTCCTGCACGCCGCGTGGATGATTGACAAGGTGGGGCCGAAGGAGGCGCGGGACAACGTGTCGCTGATCAAGTTCACCGTGGCCAACACGATGATGCGGGTGATAGACCGCGCCCTGCAGGTCTACGGCGGGCTGGGCGTGTCGGACTACACGCCGCTTGCGCTGTTCTACCGCACGGAGCGCGCGGGCCGCATCTATGACGGCGCGGACGAGGTGCACAAGATTTCCGTGGCAAAGCGCATCCTGCGCGGATATGCGGAGGCCCCCAATGGCTGA